The following proteins come from a genomic window of Salvia hispanica cultivar TCC Black 2014 chromosome 4, UniMelb_Shisp_WGS_1.0, whole genome shotgun sequence:
- the LOC125221435 gene encoding F-box/kelch-repeat protein At3g06240-like, giving the protein MDSNLLNHDVVTEILSHCPFTSVLRFRSVCKSWRDHIDSEAFRKSHILHHADDDRDGETLLMQFSFRKHGVPELSVFTGKLHSNSLPPSQEISDYLAADSTCHAQIAGPANGVICVYYRASGSPVAVCNPSLGLIAILPMPPNPSSKSLEPNHHKALFRDFGIWFDEVAQDYMVVQLLSCHINGLYLIGSHLHASVYSRATNSWRELSIIDLGLCEFSPINSRCKNSAFAHWLAKDNDRIELILSFDFRSEGFRVLEIPDLEASKMYRDRKIFAEGGDSFLVFFSGDGKGPDWLNIFWLWIEGSMLQWNHMKRVGVGPFDGLVIPKALCERGYVVLQSKNNGYLLIYNYCDEKYVRCFEMNRDVPEIFEYRGNFVLP; this is encoded by the coding sequence ATGGACTCCAATCTCCTCAACCACGACGTTGTAACAGAAATCCTCTCGCATTGTCCATTCACATCCGTCTTGAGATTCCGAAGCGTCTGCAAATCATGGCGCGATCACATCGATTCTGAAGCCTTCAGAAAATCGCACATTCTCCACCATGCCGACGACGACAGAGACGGAGAGACGCTACTCATGCAGTTCAGTTTCCGAAAACACGGAGTTCCGGAACTGTCAGTGTTTACCGGCAAGCTGCACAGCAACTCCCTGCCACCTTCCCAGGAAATCTCGGACTACCTCGCCGCGGACTCTACCTGTCACGCTCAAATCGCCGGCCCTGCCAACGGCGTGATCTGCGTCTACTACAGGGCCTCCGGCTCACCCGTTGCCGTATGCAACCCTAGTTTAGGCCTCATCGCCATCTTGCCAATGCCACCAAACCCTAGCTCAAAGTCCCTCGAACCAAATCACCATAAGGCGTTGTTTCGTGACTTCGGGATTTGGTTCGATGAGGTCGCACAAGATTACATGGTTGTGCAGCTGTTGTCGTGCCACATAAACGGCCTCTACTTAATAGGCTCACACTTGCACGCTTCGGTATACTCAAGAGCCACGAATTCTTGGAGGGAGCTGAGCATTATTGATCTTGGCTTGTGTGAGTTCAGCCCTATAAATTCACGGTGCAAGAACAGCGCCTTCGCGCACTGGCTGGCGAAAGACAATGATAGAATTGAGTTGATCTTGTCGTTCGACTTCAGGAGCGAGGGCTTCCGTGTCCTGGAGATACCGGATTTGGAGGCTTCGAAGATGTATAGGGATAGGAAGATTTTTGCGGAGGGTGGTGACtcttttcttgtgtttttttcGGGTGACGGGAAAGGGCCTGATTGGTTGAACATATTTTGGTTGTGGATTGAAGGGAGCATGCTGCAATGGAATCACATGAAGAGGGTTGGAGTTGGACCATTTGATGGCCTTGTCATACCCAAGGCTTTGTGTGAGAGGGGTTATGTTGTTTTGCAGTCTAAGAATAATGGGTATTTgctaatttataattattgtgatgaaaaatatgttaGATGTTTCGAGATGAATAGGGATGTGCCAGAGATTTTTGAGTATAGGGGAAACTTTGTTTTGCCTTAG